In the genome of Camarhynchus parvulus chromosome 23, STF_HiC, whole genome shotgun sequence, the window ACAAGTGTCCATTCCAGTCCCTTCTCTGCTTTTGGAGCTGTCTGGGAGCGTCATAAATGCTCCTGGAATTTTCACAGACTGCttttaaccccaaaatacccagtACCATGCAGCATCCATCTGCCCACCTGCTCAGCActtcacccagcccagctgccattCCAGCTGCATGCATTTGCCCATCTCTAAACCTCGCAAGAAAATGACCTTGATTAAAAGCCAACCAGAACCAAGGCATTGAACCCAGCCAGTTCTCCACCAAAgctctttgtgctgctccttcGGTATTGCCTCAGGATGGaggttttctttggagggatgTAAATCAGCTGAGGCATTTTGTGTCTCTGATCACATCCAAAATCACAAATGTCATTTATTTTCAGACCTGAGGTTTGGCTATTGCTCAAATTTCTCATAATCATGTCTCAGTGCTGACAGGCTGGagcctgagcacagagctggctaTGCAACCAGCTCCTTTTAAAATCCAACagcaaggaaaggagggaaCAGTATCACATCCAACGtttatttattatcattttaaatttggttttacatcttgtttgggtttattttgttcagttttatgTGCAGGGGAAGCGTCAGCTCTCCTCTCTCTTATTTGCCCTCCTCTGagcatcagcagctctgctttggtgCCTTTTCAAAACCCATTGGGGAAAGGACGCGCTTGGCAGTTTGTGACAAAAAGAGTTCATCAGGCATCTCATgggaacaaacaaaaccaactggCTCAGGAATGGACAGAACCCAGACATCAGTTCTTTTCCCAAATAATTGTTCATACTAACGATTTCCTGCAATGATGGGGACATTTCAGGTCTACAgacaacagaaggaaaatgagaagttaaaatgcagtttaaaaagGATAAAAGACACCAATTTGGTGCCTTTTTTCACCTGGGAAACTTTTCAAGCTGTTCCAAGAGATGTCCGCTGCCAAGTCACTTGGGATGATGCCTCTGGGTGCCATTGTGGCAACATGGGGCCCAAAAGAAGCACCTCCCCAAAAGCAGCgtctcccctccccaccccagccatcctcttcctcatccaGCTGGATGATGCCCTGTGGACATCACACCTCACTTCTGAGCCACCTCCCAAACACCAACCCCCGAGACCAGTTCCTGCACTGTCCCAAGCTGGAAAAATGCCTGAACAGGATGGTTTTTACATCAATCACCCTGAAAGTCCAGGGATGGAAGAGCTCCACTGCACAACCTGAATATtggcagcacaggaaaaagCCATGATGGGAAAAGCAAGGAGCAAGCAAGGACgatgtcccagcacagctggatcctCTCAGcatctctctctccttcctaaTTTACGGCTGGAGTTGAATCCTCCTTGTTCATCTCCTTGGCAGAGGATCAGAACTCATCAATTCTCCATTCGCCACTGAGCGTCATGTTTCTTCCTagacattttttcttaattatctGACAATAAAACAACTTAAAGGGGGattaataaaaatcagaggCAAAAAACAGCCATCAGTGGgcttaaaaaaacctctgtggGCATCCCAACCCACTGCCCTCATCCCCATATGGAGCTGGGACCATCAGGCACACGTTTTGAGGTGAAGAATTCAATAGTTTATGGGATTGTCCAGCTCCATCAGAGATGTTAAATGAGGGATTCAGGGATAAACCAAGGATCATGTAAAGCAGATCTTTAAGGAGAATGTGTTTTCCATTCAAAGATTCAGGCATGTCTAATAAAAAGCGATTGATGTCAGAGCAatggggctctgccagcagtgctgggtttggggggaatgAGGTTCCAAATGGGAAAATAACCAGCTGAGCTGTTCTTAAGCATTACAAAATgcaggaggtggggagggacTGGCCCCAGGAGCCTGCAATGGACACAGGAGCAGGATGGTGGCTGCAGTGATTGGAAGAGGGAGAAGGGTCTGGGGAcacaggagctcagggctcGAGGGCCGGGGCAGCCCCTCCGCCGCCTTCCCCCATGGGGGATTCTGAGCATCCCCTTCTCTGCCTGAACAAGGAAGATATTTTGCAGCTTGTTTGCAAGCCTCGTCCTTTTGGtgcatcccagccctgaaatcccatcccagcctcttGACTTGATGTCCAGGGGATCCAACAGGGCTTGCACCACATCTAGCTGCCCTGGAACAGCCACGGAGATGCAACATCAAAATCCCCCCTCAGAAACCCTTCCCAGAAATCTCTCCAGCCTcagctttcttattttttcctaagcaaAGCAGACACACCTTCCATTTCTCcaccaaaaagggaaaaggcaaTAAATTATTATTCCCTTTAATTAAAAGGGGTGTCAGTCTTATAAGCAGTTAATTAATAATTCCACATTAACTTAATTaagcactgggagagctggaggcagcataGTCCACATGAGGCTCCTGGGGTCAGGCTGAACCTGCTGGGCTCAACTCCTCCTAAACCAGGAGATAAAATCTCTGTCCTCAACAGGATTTAGGGATGAAATCCCAGCAAATGCCACCCTGGTGTCACAAAGCTGCTTGTTCTCACCCTGCATCCCCTTACGCCTGCAGGAACAAATCCAACTTATCATCAGCACTTTTGctttccagccattcccaagTGTGAACAACTCCAATTAATCGATGGCTGTAAATCATGATATTGTGAAAAATCAGAACTCGTTAACAATAACAGGGGTTAaagcagaggggagcagaggacagcactccttccccctgccaggtgctggggaatcatctcctcttcctcctccgcCCACCCACTCCTAAACCCTCAAGTGCAAAGTGGATTTTCATGCAACACTCCTATAAAAAAGTGCAATTCCAGGATATGAAGTAGTCATTAATCACCCGGAAATTGTGCTTGTTACAGGAGAAACATTAACAAAATAATCATAAATCGTCTGCCAGCTCTGATTTGCGGGCGCACATGTTTGCAAGGGGATGGAGAGGCCTCTCCTTTGGCTTCTGTAATTAGTGATTAACCCTTTGCCATGCTGGGCAGAGCATGGACACGACCAGCATTCTCCACCATGGATTGCTCGTGCTTCCCCCCAACACAAAATATCTGAGGCATTCCTGGCGTCCTTGGAAAGCTGTAGGTTTTGAAGGTATTAAAATCCCATTCTTTTATTGTTGTGATTAGATTAAAATGATTGAGATGTCCAGCcatgctggaggcagctggggaggccCCTTCCTGCCTGGAGGTGGAGGGGCTGCCAGGACCTGGATGTGTCCAGGATCCCAAACCAACCAGGTGGGAAAAGGCTGTTTTGTCTGTCCTTGCAGTGACATCTGACTCTGACTCTGCTGTCCTTGCAGTGCCATCACATGGGAGACTTTTACATCCACCTACAAGTGACCTCAAGGCTCCTTATAAACTAAAGAAGTTGGTGAGAAAAGTTCTTTTTTAGTCTCTCTCCCCCATGCTGTCACACAGGCTCTGGTAGGAACACCCCCGAGCCCTCCAAGGCACCCCCAAAAGCAAATCATAACctagaaaaggcagaaaacctgTCACCAGCACTTTGGAAGAGAGTTTTTTCCAAACCTGAACTTTTCGTTCATCTTGATCATCTTGAATCTGAATTCACACCCCAAAGAATatgttgctttccttttttgttaaaaaattatgtgaaCATACCAAGCAGCTTGACTAAATCTTCTATTTAGGATCATGACAGTCTTAGGGCTGGGTCACCTGAGACAGAAAGATCCTGCCCTGAGCACCTGGCCTTGTTTTAGTACCCAGCAgtgtctgtctgtgctggaTCACCAGAATGGGGCCAGTCTTGGGACAATCTGTGAGGATCCAGGAGGAATCTGTGGGGCTGAACCAAGCAACTCGTCCCTTGGATATCAATCCTTTGCAAAGCAATTCTCTGTGGCAGGTCTATCGGGAAGGCAGGAGGCTCTGCTTCTCTGTTCCCTCTCTGATCTAGTCAATTATAATTGGAAGACTAAATGAGACCTTTCCTTCAAGATAATTATACAAAACATTGAATTAAATTACTGTcgggaatttttttctcaccaCTTGCGTCAGGCATCTGTTGTTTTAAACAATCATCTGCCGAACTGCACGGAGTGTCTATCCCAGACAGGGCAGCTGGAAGGCACTGCGTagtaaagcagagaaaagggacttttctcccccaaatcacagaaccatgcaatggtttgggtgggaagagaccttaaagttcatcccaTTCCACGCCTGCCACGGCAGCGACACCTCCCACtctcccaggtgctcccagccccaatgtccagcctggccttgggcactgccagggatccagggctgTCTCACAACGACGATCCTGGAGGTATTTTCCGATCTAAACGATTCCATGATCCAGTGACCAAGCGGACCGAGATGCTCCTGTGCCCATCAACGATGCCTGGCTGCGCAGACGCGGGCACAGTTAATAACTTTACAGCGTTTTCGGGACAAACCAGCGGCAAGCGGGCCCGGGGAGGGCGCGGGGCGTCCCCGCCGAATCCCCGCCCCCTCGGCGCACCAGCGGCCGGGCCGCCTTAAGGCGCGGGGGGGGGgcgggccggcggggcggggctaACCCGAGCGTCGCtggcggcagcgccgggctcAGCCGGGGAGTGCCGAGAAGTGCCGAGTTGAGCCGAGCGGAGCCGAGTTCAGCCGAATGCAGCGATCGACAGCGCGGGTGCTGCGCGGGGCGCGGATCCCTCGAGTGGCGACCCCGCCGGGACGGACCCTCCGAGTGCTGACCTCCCTGGTTCGGACCCCCCCGGTGCGGGCACGGTCGGCCAGGGCGGGGACCCCTCCGCTCGGGCTGCTCTATGAGCGGCACGGGGAGGCCGCAGCCGTCGTGCAGTAAGGATGGGACACGGGGGTGCATTGCAGGGGGTGCAGGAATGGGGTGGGTGTGAATGTGGGGGGGCATTGCAGGGAGGGGGTGCAGGCGTAGGGccaaggctggggaggggggcacagctgggcagagatgtggagctgcaggggtgcAGAGAGGAGTGgggtgctggttttggggtgctgcagggctgctttggAGGTGCCGTGCAGGGGGGCCAGGACTTGCCCACCCCAGGTGTGAAGGGTGGGGATGGGttgcagctccctgtgggacCGCTGAACACACAGAGGGACTGGAGGACCCTAGGATGCCCCAATGTTTTCCAGGTGCCATGGTTTCACAGGTGGATGCTGGGGGTGATGCCTCCATATCCCccaccctcctgctgctgctctgtcagttGGCCTTAAACCTCATGTTTTTGTCAAAAAGCCCGTTCTTGCATAATTTAGGGTATGACAGGGAGGTCCATGCCTCAGCATTGCTGTGCCCCAGCTTCACCCTGGGTTGCATCCCATTGATGGGTCTTCCCTTTGAGATCCCAATTTAGGGACCAAAGCAGCATCACAAGCATTTTTTGGGACAACTGCTGATGCTCAGCATCAAAAATCCTGGAAAGGAGAAAGTTGTCGTTTAGTGGAGTttaggccttttttttttcaagggaGGAGACTTTGAGCTCTTGCTGCCCCTCTTGAACCAGCTCAGTTCCTGCTGATACATTATCGAGGTGCATCCAGACACCACCCCCCTGTTTTTTTGGAGAAGGACTGTTGCTCTTCCAGATGATCATTTAGTTGTGCAACGGTGCTTGTCAccactgctgcttcctgagATTTGCTGTTACCACCCCACTGCTTCTGCAAGACTGGTCTTGCTTTGTGCTTTATGACTTCTCCCTTTTCACAGATTTCCAGAAATACCCCAGGTTCCCATAACGCTTGAGCGGGGCAGGATGAGCCGTAAAATCCCCAGCCAAAACCGCAGCTTTTTGACACGACCTGCTGAGTTTGTTAAGTTTAGTGAGCATCTCTGAGCTTGATGACACGGGATTGTTTTGGGCGGTTGGCTTTTAGCAGCCTCCTCCAAAAATCTGTCCTTCTGTTTAACAGAAATCTGATTGTTTTAATGGGATGGGGCATATGGTGCTGGTAATTTAGGTGAGGTGCGTAGGTGATACAGGCACCCTCCAGCTTCAGCCACAGCACATAAGACACCATCAAACTGGTGTTAATGcccttttcctttgtgtttacCTGTTCAGACTGAAGGATCTGGAAGTGCCCAAGCTGGGGGACTGTGATGTCCACGTCAAGATGTTGGCAGCCCCCATCAATCCTGCCGACATCAACATGATCCAAGGTAGTGTGTTGGATTAATACTGTGCACATTGGCCCTTGCAGGATGCTccgagttggaagggacccaccaggatctTCAAACCCAACTCCTGTCTCTGAGTGCTCAGAGATGGCTCCTGGcacggggattttggggtatgAGGGGGCCTCCAGCTCACCTCCAGCTTCCCTACAGGAACCTACCCCCTCCTGTCACCGCTGCCAGCCGTGGGGGGGAACGAAGGTGTCGGGGAGGTGCTGGAGGTTGGGCGCCGTGTGAAGGCTCTGAAACCTGGGGACTGGGTCATCCCCGCGGACGCCGGACTCGGTGAGTTCATCCTCGGCACTGCTGGGTCCTTGCTCACCCCCCCGCAAAGCATCTTCACTGGGGATTTTGTGGTGCTGGAGCCCATGGGGGGTGCTCAGGCTTGCCCAGAGAGCAAACCCGTGGTCAGCTCCTgtgtgagctgctgtggggattttgggggttccagtGCAAAAGCACAGCTCTCCAAAGCACCATCTTTGCAGGGTGTGGGTAGAGCCATGAACCCCTGCACTTACAGCAATTACACCTGATGGGATGGGACTCAAAATGGGGAACAAAACTCCATTAGGGAATGCTGGGCAAGGAAAGCAGGAGTTGGAACCAATTTAGTGCCATGTGAGACCAATCACAATGAGACAATTGGGATGATTGATGGGGTTATTTCTTACCTGTTTATGCCTTGGTTTATTTTCActacatgtttttcttttaaattaatgaagttgtttttattttatttttaatgtattttttaaaagcaagctgagtttctgctgcccagccctAGCAAGTGATGATGCATATCCTCCACAGACACAGGAACGTTCTCGAGAAGGatgggggtccccagggaaggggcttCTGTGCACAGGACTTAGCGTGCACCCTAGAACAACTGGAATGGAGGAGCAGTGGCAATGCCATTCCTTATGCCAAACTTAAATTTAGCAATAATCTTCTTTTCTGTAGCATAGACCCTTTATGGGATGTCTGTGCTATTACAAAGCATTGCAGCAATCAGTGTTTCTCGGGAAACAACCACGTTTTGTCATATCAGCTTAGAACTTCCCTAAAGAGCTGggataaaatatttcacatggGCAAGGTCACGGTGGCCTCTCACTGTAGTTTTCTCTTTAATAATGCTCTGCTGGGAAAGTGTGGGAATTTATTTCCCAACAAATGTCTCCCATGCTCCTCCAAAATGCCAATGGCCTGATATTTGCTGGTTGTGGTTTAGTGTCACAGCTTGTTCTTTGCCTATTTCCTCTTAAAAGACTTTTTGCTaaatgagagaaggaaaacGATAGCGTTAAGAGCCTAATGGGGTATTTTTAAGCATAAAACCACTGTAAATAGATGATAGAGGGTTAAATTGGATATAAGCGTAGAGAGAGTAAAGCTGACTAAATTGGCTTGGAATATATGGGCTCATCCATAGGATGGAGAGTACTTCCATTATCTCTGTACACATACCCACGGAGCCCCAGTCCCATTATCCCTCTGGGAAATGATTAGGCTTTGCTGGGTGATAAATCTTGGCAGGCAACGAGGAATCCATTCCTTGCCTCTTGGAGCATTTTGACTCTACCCATATGGGAACCTATTCCATAATTCTCTCTCCAGGGTGTAGCTGGTTCCCAGCACCTGATGCTGCCGGTGCCAAGGCTACAATACAATGTGAGCTGatggttttcctttgctttcccccctgctgtggctgtgcccatggtgctgctgttcccagggaCGTGGCGGACATGGGGAGTGTTCcctgaggagatgctgctgaagGTGCCCAGTGACATCCcggtgctctgtgctgccactcTGAGCGTCAACCCCTGCACGGCGTTCCGTCTGCTGGCTGACTTCGAGAGCCTGGCACCTGGTATGGCCCTGCCACGAGGGAGCAATTCCACGTGGATTtcctggctgcctctgcagtgGGAATCTGGGTTTATTCACATCCAGGTGACTCCGTCATCCAGAATGCCGCCAACAGCGGGGTGGGCCAGGCCGTCATCCAGATCGCCAGGGCCTCTGGCATCAAGACCATCAATGtggtgagggacaggtgggtCCTCTGGGGAGGAGCGAGTCTGGGAGCTGGATCTGTTCATCCTGCCCATCCAacccaggattttctcccatttcctccTCCAAGTTGTTCTCCAGCCTCTTTCCTGTTGTCCCCACGCAACAccagagcagaaggaaggagaagggggaacTCTGCTTCCTGGC includes:
- the MECR gene encoding enoyl-[acyl-carrier-protein] reductase, mitochondrial, with the translated sequence MQRSTARVLRGARIPRVATPPGRTLRVLTSLVRTPPVRARSARAGTPPLGLLYERHGEAAAVVQLKDLEVPKLGDCDVHVKMLAAPINPADINMIQGTYPLLSPLPAVGGNEGVGEVLEVGRRVKALKPGDWVIPADAGLGTWRTWGVFPEEMLLKVPSDIPVLCAATLSVNPCTAFRLLADFESLAPGDSVIQNAANSGVGQAVIQIARASGIKTINVVRDRHDLSKLVERLMALGADHVVTEEMLRKPEMKDIFKSIPRPRLALNCVGGKSTTEMLRHLQPKGTMVTYGGMAKQPVMVPVSAFIFRDMRLRGFWMTQWRKDHAQDQESVAAMMDALCQLIRRGQLTAPACTEVPLQDYRAALDASMKPFVSSKQILLL